One Streptococcus sp. zg-86 DNA window includes the following coding sequences:
- a CDS encoding cysteine desulfurase: protein MSVDSHALKKEFPILDQLVHDEPLVYLDNAATTQKPQVVLEEILNYYQTDNANVHRGVHTLAERATSRYEAARERVRQFIRAKSTKEVLFTRGTTTSLNWVAHFAAQILQPEDEVLISIMEHHANIIPWQEACRKTGAKLVYVYLKDGLLDMEDLQSKLSPKTRFVSLAHVSNVLGTINPIKEITRLAHEVDAIMVVDGAQSILHMAIDVLDLDVDFFAFSGHKMLGPTGIGVLYGKEKWLSQMNPVEFGGEMIDFVYEQSATWKELPWKFEAGTPNMAGAIGLAKAIDYLEEVGMEDIAAHEADLLAYVFPKLQAMEGIEIYGPADLAKRSGVISFNIKGLHPHDVATALDYEGVAVRAGHHCAQPLLAYLGVQSTVRASFSLYNTKEDCDRLLEALEKTKEFFNGTF, encoded by the coding sequence ATGTCAGTAGATAGCCATGCTCTCAAAAAAGAGTTTCCAATCCTAGACCAGTTGGTCCATGATGAGCCCTTGGTCTATCTAGACAATGCCGCAACGACGCAGAAACCCCAAGTTGTTTTAGAAGAAATCCTAAACTATTACCAGACGGATAATGCCAATGTTCACAGAGGCGTGCATACCTTAGCGGAACGAGCGACTAGCCGCTATGAGGCGGCGCGTGAGCGTGTGCGACAATTTATCCGTGCCAAATCAACAAAAGAAGTGCTCTTTACAAGGGGGACTACGACTAGTCTCAATTGGGTGGCACATTTTGCAGCCCAAATCTTGCAACCAGAGGACGAGGTTTTGATTTCCATTATGGAACACCATGCCAATATTATCCCTTGGCAAGAAGCTTGTCGAAAGACGGGAGCAAAGTTGGTCTATGTCTACCTGAAAGACGGGCTCTTAGATATGGAGGATTTGCAGTCCAAACTATCACCAAAAACAAGATTTGTCTCTTTGGCCCATGTCTCCAATGTCTTAGGAACAATCAATCCAATCAAAGAAATTACTCGATTGGCGCACGAAGTTGATGCCATTATGGTAGTAGATGGAGCCCAGTCCATTCTACACATGGCTATTGATGTATTGGATTTAGATGTGGATTTCTTTGCTTTTTCAGGCCATAAGATGCTAGGTCCGACAGGGATTGGTGTTCTCTATGGGAAGGAAAAATGGCTATCTCAAATGAATCCAGTAGAATTTGGCGGTGAAATGATTGACTTTGTTTATGAGCAATCTGCTACGTGGAAGGAATTACCTTGGAAATTCGAAGCTGGTACGCCAAATATGGCAGGAGCAATTGGATTGGCTAAGGCAATCGACTATCTGGAAGAAGTGGGGATGGAGGACATTGCAGCTCACGAAGCAGACTTGCTAGCCTATGTTTTTCCAAAATTACAGGCCATGGAGGGGATTGAAATCTATGGTCCAGCAGACTTGGCAAAACGTTCAGGTGTCATCTCGTTTAATATAAAGGGATTGCATCCGCATGATGTAGCAACGGCACTGGACTATGAAGGAGTAGCTGTGCGAGCAGGTCATCATTGTGCTCAACCGCTTCTAGCTTATTTGGGTGTGCAGTCAACGGTTCGTGCTAGTTTTTCTCTTTATAATACCAAGGAAGACTGCGATCGATTGCTTGAAGCACTAGAGAAGACAAAGGAGTTTTTCAATGGCACTTTCTAA